TGGCATGTCTAAGGCAAATCTCAAGGAGGAGTGTTAAAACTCATGAGAGTTTGCCTTGAAATTTGAAGCTGATGTTTACAAAAAGGGAAGCacatgttttatttgaaaaagtcTTAGGTAGACTTAGTATTTGATATTTGTTCAGATCAGAATCTTGCTCCTTaattttctgattttcagtTAGTCAAGTAATGCCAATAAAATCTGATAGTAGTTGAGATTTATTAGGATTTTAGTTTGGTTGTAAGCCTATAAATAGGCATTCTCATTTCTGAAATATATTGTAGTGTGCCTTCCTTCAATATTTTAACTCTCAATTtcctttgttattttcttcaaaattctaTATTTTCAGGTTATTATAGAGAACCTGAATTTTCCAACATTACAACATGGTTATCATACTAACAAATCGGCCTGTCTTTTGTCTCACAATTCTCAATTAAAAGTCCTCATCAAAATTAGCGAAAGCAGCTGATTTAGAGGGTGCAGTTGATTTGCAAGTTTATGTGTAtgcatgctttttttttttttttttttcatttggcaAGGAGTAGAGATAAAGAGACTAAGaagttttgttttatattccTAATACTAACCTTAAAATGAAGCAATATTGTATATGCTCTACATGAACAACAACACCGGAATTTTCAACTAAACAAAATtccttaaaataaaaagataacaatgAAAAAATGAGTGGCCAACAATATCTTCACTCCATTTCTACGACATCTTGGTGATATTAGGAGGAATGCTAAGCAGAAAAggcaaaatataattatgtttatgCCCAAAACTTAGAGAAAATCCAAAAAGATAAACTCTACATTGAATGTTAGTATCACCAGTCCTTTGTTGGTGCGGCTACATGCTGTAAGCTGGAGCAGTGATACGGTTGGATTTCTCAAAGACGGGCTTTTCAATCTAAGAGACAGTGAAAGAGATGATGCTATTGGTTGGAAACGAGTAACTGAAATTTGTGACAAGTAAATTTGACTTATGAAAGCAATTGAACCTTAGGCCACTAAATGAATTGGCCTTGATTGTCCTCAAGCTTGGAGGCTATTAGACatatcttctttgtccttgttGCATTCACCAAAAGCATGTATCTGATTGTTCAAAAATGGGAGGAATTTGTTTAACAGGAAAAGGGTGTGGTCTGGCCTCTTACCTCCATCGTATCTTTTCAGAATGGCATCATCCTTGTGCCACTGCATGTTCATCTACAATACAACATAAGATCAGAGAAACCTAGTTAGGAAAATTTCAGAGTGCTTTTTCATTTCAGAGAACTATTTTTAGCTTCCACAGTCTAATAGTCTGATCTAATATCAAGATATGTTGTTATGGgattcaatatttattataaatactagaATAATTTATCATGGCTTTTGGGTTTTACAACCCAAAAGACATCTTGATATCTAGTGGAACTCACAACAATCTTAGCGATGTGGGATGCATATCTAAACCCAACATTTTTACTATGTTTTATTGATGTAGGATTTGTCTAAGGTATTGAAATATCATAGTAAAACACATGAATTACATTAAGTCTCCAAGAAATCCCTACTGCCATacaatgtttcaagaaattcaaataaaacccCAAGCaagattatttgtaaataaagaaatctgaaaacttaaaaatgCCTTGAAAccccatcattttcattcaagtGAATTCTtttagaaaaagggaaaaaatcacAACCGAACAAAGAATTTGAGAAGGGAAGCCTGAAAATGTAGAGGGAGATAAGAAAGCTTCAATTCCCCTATAGTTTTCTCGGCAACCAAACATACCAAgccaagaacaaaaaataaaaacttaagccTATTACACAAGATTGTAAAGAAACCAATACACATAAATGCAATTCCAACTATACCACAAGAAATGAACATGTGAATCAATAAACGCTTCCACTACGAGCAATAGTTCTGGTGCCATCTCTCAAGTAAAAAACTCCATGCAACAATGGCGCTTCTTGGAATGTTGGAGAGGCTTGAGACTTTTGTGAGGGAGTCTGTTGTGATGGGGCCTAGAGTTTGTTAAGAGCATTCGGTTAAAGGTAGTTTTAAAGACTCATGAGATTGCATTTGTTTCCCAAGCAGCCTATGCACCCAATTCATTACCACTCTATTTGTAGGCAGTTATTTCAAGCGGGAACAGTCTTACCAGTAACAAGTTGTAACTGCTAGTAGTGCTAGACTtagattataacaataatataaaaggaaaaggaTGAAGGAATAGTATATACCATGTCCATGGCTGCCGGGTTCAACATTATTGTACTGCTCTATGTAACACTGCAACAAGTACATATTAATAAGATTAAACAAAACCCCATTTAGAAAATATGCAGATTTCCatgtcattaatttttcatttcagtaaatgtagagagaaaaatgaattaaaaccaTCCATCTAAGAGCctatacagataaaaaataatatatatattataaataaaatcaaaattaagcttttaattagagttgaattcaaaccgaGTTTATTAGATCTCAACTTGAGCTCGGTTCAAACGAGTCTGAAACAAGCTCAACTCAAACAAACTTGAGCTTGGGTTTTGGGGTATTCAACTCATCAAGCTtacaaacttaaaaattttgatacaaaacaatgtcattttgactaatatatattaaaacgacattattttaataatgaccTAACTAAATGCTTTTGGGTCCTTTCAAACAAGCTGAGCTCGAATTCAAGTTTAGTTCCATGCAAAttgagtcaagctcaagcttggctcggctcAAATCTAGCCTTACTTTTAATCCTATATTTTATGAAACCCTTTTGAGGAATTATGAAGAAATATATAGCTAATaaagaaaacaggaaaaaacGTTGATACCTTGGCAAGATTGTGGTAGAAAATGAAGGGTTTCCTTTGTTATCTTCATCATGGAGATTATCATTCTAGAATTCCTTAGAGCTGACAATTTTCAATAAGACCTGCTAACCCGACATAACATGATACAGAAAAAATCGgattaggattaaaatttttgacacaaaatttatttcaggtCAACCCGATACGACTCAGAAATTAAATCGGATAGCATTAGGGTCCACAAGAAAGTAACTTGATACGACCCAAAtcgattcaaatattttaaaaaaatgttactttaatagaatttgttagggaaaaattataaaaatgttgaaagacaatatcaacaacaattGAAATCTTTACAGACTGCATATAGTTGTAATtactcttattattttttatttctatttaaatattttatttattattaagtagtcaGAATGTGATATGGTTAGTtagattattgatgtgttttacaagtcttaatatgtaatttttagaccatttgtaaacaagataaaatgttatattgtacgttttattaatagtaggttGGGGTAATTcgatgaagaaattaaaatagtaaaaacaccttgaaaagtgaaaataatagataatttcaggTCAATTTGGATCGTGTTGgatcaactcaaatatttaagagttaggttagagttaaaaaattttgacatgattctAATTTAGATCGGGCTAGAATTGGAGGTCTTTAATAGAAAAcccaaattaatacaatatgaaCACGATCCGATGACACGAATTGTCAGGTCTATaattcctttaagttttgaGCTAAGATATAATCATATTATGCCATTTATACCTAACATTGTTGATAATGTTACTAAGATGTCATAGGAATGGAGTGAAGATATAGTTTATCACTCATTTTGTGATACCTCTAGGCAAATTCCATAGCGGCAAAGCATGGGAGAAATGTTATGTTTATCTATGCATCCCACATTGCTTGAGGATGAGAAGATTTAACTAGTTAATACCCTGTGAGCTTTCTAAACTGTCAAGACACATTTTGAATTGCAAAACCTAGAAGCAAAACCATAGTAGACTATGTGTCCAAAGTtaacaatatcttgatagtggcAAGGCtattggaccagagatgttacaaTGGTATCATAGTGGCTCTACGTGTCCTCTTGAGCAATGACAGGGTAAACCTCAGCTAAGATGTTAAGTCCCGTAAAaagggtgtatgtgatacccttaggcaaatctcAAATCAGCAAAACATGAGAGAGATGTTGATCTATTTGTGCATCCCACATTGTTTGGAAATGAGaaaatttgactggttaaatgaTCTGTGAACTCCTTAAGCCTTCAAGATATGTTTTGGCTTGCAAAACATAGAAGCAAAGCTATGATGGACTAAGTGGACGATATCTTAACAGTTAGTCGGGCTATTAGACCAAGGATATTACACATTTTTCCtttgttatcattttatttgtggGAAGTGTGTTCAGTTAAAGAttacagtgttattattcttGTTGGACATATTCAATGTTGCTTCATTTTACAATAAGTATTAGGAATGGAAAACAAAACTAATGGTCTCTCTGTCTCTCCTCCCTGCCAAAAAACATCGTTTTATCTCGTAATAggtaaaatgatgtcattttgtaaATGACTCGCAAACTTTGAAGCATGAATCTAAGTTACAAATTGGAATCACAAAtgcaaactataaatttaagtcgAACTAGGGCTACGAATTCTAAcaatgaattcaagtcaaactcaatccGAACATTCCATGACttgagttcggtttgaataAAAAGTTGATCCAATTGATCTAGCTCGAAATCAatccaaaatcaaactaaacaaatttaaaccaaaccgTGTTAAGCCAATTGCCATGACCGAGTCCAAAAAGATAATCTCTGTAGTGAATATTTGTATCACCAAGTCTTTGTTGGTGCAGCTGTAGGCTATAAGGTAGAGCAATGATTCTATTGGATATCTCAAAAATAAGCTTTTCAATCCGGAAGACGGTGAAAGAAATGAACCTATTTGTGGGAAATGAGTAACTAGATTTTGTGACCAATAAATTTGACTATTGAAAGCAGTTGAACCTTAGGTATACATATTGTCCTTGATTGTCTTCAACCTTGGTGACTAGCAGACATACCTTCTTTATCGTTGTTGCGTTTACCACAAAAATGCAtctaattgtttaaaaatgagAGGAAATTTGTTTAACAAGAAAATTGTATGGCCCAGCCTCTTACCTCCTCCATTGTCTCCTTTGAGAAGGGCATCATCTTATTGCCACTGCATGTTCATCTGGAATACAATATAAGATCAGAGAAACCTGGTATGAAAATTTCATAGTGGTTTTTCATTTCAAAGAACTATTTATAACATCTATGGTTAAATGGTCTAGTTCATTTTCAAGATATGTTGTTATAGGACTCAATGTTTATTgtacaaattaaacaaagttTATCATGGTTTTTGAGTTTTACAACAATCTTAGTAATGTGAGATGCACATCTAAATCCAACATTTTTACTGTGTTTTACCAATGTGAAATTTCACTAGGGTATTGGCCTATCATAGTAAAACACATTTATTACGTTAAGTCTCCAAGAAAATCACTGCTACCATATAgtgtttcaagaaattcaaataaaacgcCAAGCAAGATTATTTgttaaaggaaaaaactgaaaacctttaaaatatcttgaaaccccataattttcattcttgtgaattcttcaaaaaaaggggaaaaatcaaaactaaaccaaaaatttcaaaaaagaagCTTAAAAATGTAGAGGGAGATAAGGAAGCATCAATTCTTCTAAATCCAAGGATAAAGAAACTAATAAACCTTTCgagcttattttcttttccctatAGTTTTCTCGGCAACCAAAGATACCAATCAAAGAACTAagaacagaaaataaaaacttaagccTGACACAAGAATGTAAAGTACACATAAAAGAATTTACTTGGGTGTATTGGGCAAAGCAGTATATGAAAATAAGATATGCAGTAGTAGTGTCAAGATTGGTAAAAAAGTCATCAAGTTACTCCTCCTAGTTGATTGATAAAGACACAGTAACCCCTCCTACTATGAGCAATAGTTCTGGTGCCATCTCTACAGTAAAAAAACTCTATGCAACAATGGCACTAGCTTCTTGAAAAGCCGGTGAGGCTTTAGATTTATGTAAGAGAGTCTATTGTGATGGGGGGTTGGTCTTATATAGTGGTGACAGTTATCTTTGGGGCCAAGAGTTTGTTAAAGAACGTAAGAGGTATCGATAAAAGGTAGTTTAAAAGAACGATGAGGTTGCAGTTGTTTCTTAGAAAGCCTATGCACCCAATTCATTACCGTTCTATTTCTATCTtttaaatgtaagattttattTGCATAATCAATCATACAATCATTCAATCCTAATTCCACAAGATATAGACATAgattataaaacattaaattgaaaactttagaaTTATAAAATGTCATACaatctgaaattttgaatttgtcaCGTTGTTGAGATTACTTGCATCGAAATGGTTAGTCTACTGCTTTCGAAACTATACTAAATGGGTTTCAGAGAGGGTGTCTAGCCAAAAGTTCAATAACTTTCAAGTCTCACACTAATTTGTCAACCCATATCATAATGcaagtttattatatttatttttattaatcacttaGACACAGTAATAAGCACGGTTAGGCCCATGGCACAATCCAAAGTCTCAGTCCATGTCTTCTTGAACCCTTAACAAGTTGATaggccaatttttttttctatttttcattatttataattttttattatttttaacggATTGATTTATAGGTTTTATCCCAAAGCTCTTGATACAGCTTACAATTTTGCAAGTCATGCCATACATGTTGTGTCAAAAGAAAGGGTGTGGACAGTCAACAACAGTATTTTCTCtgataaactataaaaaattctctattattttttctctgatTGTTTCTTTAGGATGCTGGGAAATAATGAGAAATGTTGTCAAGATTTACTTGGTGAGAAGCTTATGCTCGGAGGCTGTCAATGATGAATGAACACATGGAGGTGTAATACCCTAGCTAAATGTAAAAGGCAATTTGGTCATTTCTCTATTATTTGATACTACattttattactcaaattttgcttttaaattgTGTTCATGTGCCTGTGTTTAGAGATTGTGTATGCCCatccaattttatatatatatatgtatgtataaggTGTGTGAACATGAAAATGTGTAAGATAAGGATTTGTAAGGGATGGTTAGAGATGTTAGGACCCTTGAGTTTCTTTGATCACCAAAAGTCGACAGCGGAATGGGGTATGAGAATTGCACGGCTATGCCATGGTTGGGTTACCACTCATAGTAGCCAAGAGCTCGGCTAGTAGCCTAAGCACGCTTGGGGTTCATCGAGGTGTTGGATGTGCACCTGTAGAAGTATTGTCGATGAGCAGCTCACATGGCAGCCACGTAGTGCGCACACCAGGCGTGTATCGCGCAAGCCGAATATGCTCCATGAACATCGAATGTGTGAAAGCTCAAAGCCAATGTGTCGTTGTGCACTTGCGAGAGATAAAATTCAtgtgaaaaaatttatattaggtACTGTAGCATGCTAGCCATGCATGCTTTGGGCTAGTGTGCTATGTGCGCACCCCCACATGTTATGGTGCACTTGGACCTATTAAAATACGCTCCAACAGACCATAATGCATCTATGCCAAGCTTTTCACATTCGAGTTGAATCTTAGGAAGGTAATGTTAGCACTATTAATAAATGCGGGGACAGATTAGTGCTTATAAGAGTTCGTAAAGGACCAAGCTAAAAAATGTAGTCTCAATTTTGAGCAAAAGTAATTATGAGTCACATTGGGAGCTAGTTAATGAGACGTCCTGATTTTGAGAATGTGTGAGCCATGATGTGTTTTATGCTCCTATTGTCACTGTACGGGAAACTGGTCTTACGTTGGCTGAGGCAATCAGGAAAATACTTGGCCAACATTCTGGAAGAAAGGACGAAAAGATGAATTGACCCAGGTTGATGAAATTCTAGCATTTCTTTTCTCTATAGCTTGATTCTTGGCATGCTTCTGATGTAGgttttgtaatttaatgcaGCTAAAACCTGTACACTTGCATCCAGTACTCTCATATGTAGGGCTggagtcgagccgagccagctcaagctcggctcggtcgaGTCAGAAACAAGCCGGGCTCGGCttagctcgatcgagctcgagctggctcggattggcttgatagattttttttttaattttttatacaaaacgatgtcgttttgatcataatgtattaaaaacgatatcgttttgataacgaaaaacgagtcaAATCGAACTCGAACCGAGCTGAATTGAgctcgagtcaagctcgagccgaactcaagccgcccatatatgaatcgagccgagctcgagctggctgcGAGTAAAGCTCGACTCGACTCGAATCAAGCCCTACTCATATGGGTTTTTGGCCCCAGTGGAACTGTTGTTATTTTTTCTCAGGATATTGGCCTGCTAAACATATTCAATCCAGTTCCCTGCTGGTGAAATTTGTCCTCATCTGCTGTATTATTTCTGTTATTACTGCATTTATTGATAACCACCTGTTTCATTCATTCACCATATATGCTATTTATTTATGGGATATATGCTCGTGGGGTCAGTTACCCTCTGCCTCGTGAGAGATGTGCTCCTCCAAATTGTACAAATGTAGACAATTCCAAGAAACTGTTTTTTGTATGGCCAGAGCTAgcgatggcaacggggaggggcggggaggggatatcaatccccgtctccgtccccgtccccggaggggatatcaatccccgtctcCAGCCCGttcccgttacggggataacaaaAAATCTCCGTCCTCTCCCCGTGAAGGAAAATCCTCTCCCTATCCCCTCCCCGTCTCCGCGGGAAAAATCCTCTCCCCATCCCCaaggggaaaaatcccctccccataccctagtcaataaattttaatttctcaatattttatgaatatacacTCTTCAATTgtgcattattaataattctaataatcaataaataaattttacgaaACTACAAAAGAGtatcttttttattagaatgaaattaattaaacaaaaatgaaattaattaaattttcctGGAGCCAATATTGCTGACTCCAGAATAGAACAACAGAGCTTGGATGCATTATGTGGTAAAGCCAACATAGTTGGTAAGTCTCACGCTCAAGTATTACTGATTGTACAAAATGTACAAGCCAGTCGCTAAGTGGGGCTTTTGCATTACGTTTTGGAGGCTGTTGTTGGGATTAAATAGTTACATAACACTGAAAGACAATCATAGGAATCCTTTTGTTTGCCCAAGTACAGGAGTATAGCTGAAAAATATAGCAGctgaaaattattctttttttgggaaaaaaaatgttgaaggaaatatatttatatcaaaagtCTTTGCATGCCAGTGCAATCATGGAAGGAAAAAGCTTACCTCCAACTACAAGACAAAGAAGCTTTGGCTGGGAGAGGGAGTGCGCAGTGCAGCTGTGgagtgaaaaatggaagctttggcTGGGGGAGGAAGTGTGCGGCTGTGGAggaaaaatggaaggaaaataggatttagatttagggttaaaagatgggtggcaattttgtaataaaaattattaagtttatagtttttagcaaggttttaaaaaccgaACCGGACCGACCGATCGAACCGGTTGGTCCGTGAACCGGTACTGTAGCTGGATTCTGTTGAAGGCAAAACCGTTTTGGAATAGAAATCGGATTGGACCGCAGTTGAACCGCCGGTTCTCTCCTGAACCGCGGTCCAACCCGGTCCATGCAGGAACCGGTTCAAGGCTGCATATAAAACTTTCTGCATAAAacactgtttttcttttttcctcttccttGCAGTGCACGCAGACGCAGTCCTTAGTTGCTGCAGCCGACGACTTCCTCCGACGAATTTCCTGTTCCTTGCCGACGACGACGCTGCCGCCGAGGGGTGTCGATTTGCAGGCTTACAAGGCAGTAGTTTCACTTCACGGTGACTTCCCAGGCTCAGACGTTGGCTGACGACGACGATTTTCGTTGCTGCTGTGACCGGCGACTTCTCATTTATTCTGTCAATTACTGAGTTAATAATAGAAGTTTGAAGTGTAATCCAGGCCACAGAAACCAGTTATTCCTAATCCTGTAAAAGAAACTAAAACAAAGTCTTAAAACGGTTCAATCGACAATGTGAAAGTTGTTTCTCCTTACAGAGATGAACTTAAAAAGCCCTTTGTATCCATTCCAAAGAGCGTTTCTTGAACCATTCTCTTATTTTCCAGTGGGCTGCTACACTGGTTTTCTTATTATTCCCACCTAAGACAAACCGCCTTTCCCTCTTTTTGGTAAGTCGTTCAACAGAGCTGCAGTCGTTTAACCGACTTCTCATTTATGACTAAATTGTAATTCGACCGGTTCAAACGGTTCAACAGGTCCGACcgaaaccagtacttaaaacggtttttatcctggtccggttttgaaaaccttcgtttttagtaaatatgtatatgatttagggtaattttgtaataacttccaatttaattaatttggtgcatttgtattttatgataatgagattttgaggtttttttaatatattagattaatagttcagaaattagtaaaaattgataattgataattcaaaaattagtaaaattaaagttatgattttaataaattataatgtaaaagtttatagaatttaatagtttaaaaaaaattatattaatatattatatttagggGGCGGGGGGGCGGGCCGGGGCGGGGAGGGAAGGGGTAGGGCGGGGCGAGGACATATATATCCCCGTCCCCAATtatggggatttttttcatccccatccctgCCCCTTttcccgtttttatcggggaatcccctccccattaGGGTCAGGGAGGGTCGAAGCCCCTAAAACCGGatccaaattgccatctctagcCAGAGCCCTTTAGGAATACAGAAAAGTCCAATGCAAAACGAACGACAAGACACACCGTATAAGAATATGTCTCGCGCATACAACGTATCTCAATATGAAAGGATATTCATACTGCACATGAATAATGATtacaattgataataaaaatgagttgGTCATCTATTACTTACAATCATGGGATATATGAAGATGAACTTCTGAAGGACCATATTCATACACAATACTAAGCCATCCAATGGGAaatcttttgataatattttaaccgCTCATGGCAATTCAGACGGTCAAGCCTGTTAAACCCATTCACATATCTACGATCCATCCATAAAGACAGCACCATGACCACTGGATTTCATAAACTTTTTCAGCAAAAGAACCAAAATTGCTATACTTAGTCCAACAGCAGCCCATGTGAATAGCCGATCATCAGCAGATTTTTGAATCCTCATCTCTGCCCTTGGTGGCAGAATATGATCACTTGAGCCGCTAGTAGAAACCTCTCTTAATGCTCCACCTCCTGCAGGGCTGGGATTAGCATCAGCAGGAACCTCCTGAATTTCATTGGTAATCCTTTCACCCAATGCAGGATTTGGATGCCCTTCCTGGGAATGCACAATACCAGCACCTTGGGAACTTTCTTGGAACTCACCATCCTTGTTGGCAGGGTCTTCTTCAGAGAACTCTAGGGGGCTGAACTGAGGAACACTGGGTGCCTTGCttaacatatattcatgaatctGTCAACCAAAAGTTGATTAGAACAAATCATGTGTAAAGctaaaaaacacaaaagaaagaTTTAGCTAAATCATACCTCATCAATGAGCTTCTGGCGTTCAGGAGTCCCAAATCTTGGGGCAGCTTCACGAGATTTGATAGCCAGAGCATGCCTCTCTTCCTTCTTATAATCTAGTGAACCCAATGCACCATTTGGGTTGGTAGGCATGAATGCAATTAGCGCTACAAGGGCAGTACGCACTGCAGAAAAACAATTGCGTTAGCCAGGTGCAAAACTTACAATACACAGGTTTGCAGCCCActtagaaaaatacaaaatatcagATAATGTGCACATGCCAAGTTGAAAAATCATTCAGCATTAGAGGGAAATACACTTTGCAGCATAGGTTGAAGCAAAACACATTCATTCCAATAATGAGGCAGATATTTAACCAATCTGCCAAGCATTGCCAGAACTTAGAATTGTTTTCCAAAGTTTTGATCCCACAATAAAACAAAGCAGCAGCAATATTTGATggataatcaaacaaatttatatcCAGGCTAACAATGGTCTAAATTCCTAATATATCAAGCTAAATGATTGACTGCATGAAAATAAACACCACtgattaaatgaatataacatAAATTCACAGTTTCACACACGTATTTGCAAAGCCTACttcaaatattcattatataatcaaCATGCAAAACCATGTAAGATACAAGAAGCACAAACATATCATTACTCAAAAGAGTTGCAATACACTCAACGAACTGCTTCAATTGGCCTTTGAAGCAATTTAAAACTAGACAATAGACCTTACTTCACAACATTGTACACAGAATGGATCTTGGTGAAGACTACACAAAATCACACCACAGAAAgctaaaaataatcaaatttaccacTCCACGAAGGTTGCCAATGCTCGGGGTGGTGATTTGAAATACTTAAGCATATCTTAGTCTGGGTTTCAAAGCGTCCATTAG
Above is a genomic segment from Mangifera indica cultivar Alphonso chromosome 3, CATAS_Mindica_2.1, whole genome shotgun sequence containing:
- the LOC123210349 gene encoding ubiquitin-conjugating enzyme E2 32-like, yielding MADDKYNLKNPAVKRILQEVKEMQSNPSDDFMSLPLEENIFEWQFAIRGPRDTEFEGGIYHGRIQLPAEYPFKPPSFMLLTPNGRFETQTKICLSISNHHPEHWQPSWSVRTALVALIAFMPTNPNGALGSLDYKKEERHALAIKSREAAPRFGTPERQKLIDEIHEYMLSKAPSVPQFSPLEFSEEDPANKDGEFQESSQGAGIVHSQEGHPNPALGERITNEIQEVPADANPSPAGGGALREVSTSGSSDHILPPRAEMRIQKSADDRLFTWAAVGLSIAILVLLLKKFMKSSGHGAVFMDGS